A window from Deltaproteobacteria bacterium encodes these proteins:
- a CDS encoding enoyl-CoA hydratase/isomerase family protein, producing MKYENIIIEIGKDHVAVITLNRPESLNTLNIPLAEELDQALWELDADKRARVIIMKGAGRAFCAGIDISDFSDKSVMEYRKWVECMESPLVTISRMSTPVIAQVHGVAAANGAGLVAAADLATASEKARLGLTAINVGLNCIGPVIPVSRSVGRKRALELLFYGDLIPAEEALRMGLVNRVIPEADLEKETRLWAATLAQKSPVALQIAKKAFYTAADLDYYQAFEYMNEAFARLCSTEDAREGIGAFLEKRSPLWKEK from the coding sequence ATGAAATACGAAAACATTATCATTGAAATCGGAAAGGATCATGTCGCCGTGATCACACTGAATCGTCCTGAGAGCCTGAACACCCTCAACATTCCCCTCGCGGAGGAACTCGATCAGGCGCTATGGGAACTCGACGCGGATAAGCGGGCGCGCGTCATCATCATGAAAGGTGCCGGCAGGGCATTCTGCGCCGGCATCGATATCAGCGATTTTTCCGATAAGAGCGTCATGGAATACCGGAAGTGGGTCGAGTGCATGGAGAGCCCGCTGGTGACCATCAGCCGCATGAGCACGCCCGTTATAGCCCAGGTGCATGGTGTCGCCGCGGCCAACGGCGCCGGCCTGGTGGCGGCCGCCGACCTGGCGACGGCCAGCGAAAAGGCCCGCCTGGGACTCACGGCCATCAACGTGGGGCTGAACTGCATCGGACCGGTCATCCCCGTCTCCCGGTCCGTGGGGAGAAAAAGGGCCCTGGAACTGCTGTTCTACGGCGATCTGATCCCCGCGGAAGAGGCCCTTCGCATGGGGCTTGTTAACCGGGTCATCCCGGAAGCCGATCTGGAGAAAGAAACCCGCCTCTGGGCCGCGACCCTCGCGCAGAAGAGTCCCGTGGCGCTGCAGATCGCCAAAAAGGCCTTTTACACGGCGGCGGACCTGGATTACTACCAGGCCTTTGAATACATGAACGAAGCCTTCGCCCGCCTGTGCTCCACGGAGGATGCCCGGGAAGGGATCGGCGCGTTCCTGGAAAAGCGAAGCCCCCTGTGGAAGGAAAAATAG
- a CDS encoding molybdopterin-binding protein, translated as MKISARNVLKGTIKGIAVGAVNVEVILEVAPNLELCSIITKKASENLQLAVGKEAYAVVKASNVMIGVD; from the coding sequence ATGAAAATAAGCGCACGAAATGTTTTAAAAGGCACCATCAAGGGGATCGCGGTCGGTGCCGTCAATGTGGAGGTGATATTGGAGGTCGCTCCGAATCTTGAGCTCTGTTCGATCATAACGAAGAAGGCGAGCGAGAACCTCCAGCTTGCGGTCGGTAAAGAGGCGTATGCCGTTGTCAAGGCATCGAACGTGATGATCGGTGTAGATTAA